In the Sarcophilus harrisii chromosome 3, mSarHar1.11, whole genome shotgun sequence genome, one interval contains:
- the FILIP1L gene encoding filamin A-interacting protein 1-like isoform X3, protein MVVDEQQRLTEQLTLQSQKIQDLTTTAEEAHKKLAVAEAKAQKEERKASRLERELERQTKELQENQGEIMAKLTNEDSQNRQLRLKLAALSRQIDELEETNRSLRKAEEELQEIREKINKGEGGNSSILAEVEELRKRVLEMEGKDEELIKMEEQCRDLHQRLEKETSQSKDFKLEVDKLNKRIMDLEKLEDAFGKSKQECHALKCNLEKEKMTTKQLSQELDGLKVRIKELETIESKLEKTEFTLKEDLTKLKTLTVMLVDERKTMSEKMKQTEDKLQAVTSQLQMEQSKVTLVTEKLIEESKRALKSNTDIEEKVYSVTKERDELKIKLKAEEEKGNDLLSKVNILKKRLQSLETIEKDFLKNKSKQEMGKSTIAVHQENNKIKELSEEVERLKHKLKDMKAIEDDLMKTEDEYESLERRYANERDKAKFLSEELEDVKMELARYKLAEKTESSQEQWLFKRLKEEEAKSGHLSREVDALKEKIHEYMATEDLICHLQGDHTILQKKLNQQENRNRDLGREIESLTKELERYRHFSKNLRPSLNGRRISDLQVFSKEVQTEPADNEPPDYKSLIPLERAVINGQLYEESDNEDEDPNDNESTVSFKCNSSTAHPVNRKLWIPWMKSKEGHPQNGKIPAKQNGSYVQPGDLVLSHTPGQPLHIKVTPDHGQNTATLEITSPTTESPHSYTSTAVIPNCGTPKQRITIIQNASITPVKSKSSTDSPINLEQGTSPIAMATLARAPTPESCGSLTPERTMSPIHVLSVTGSAGSPEQGRSPEPVEVGAKHAVFRVSPERQSTWQFQRSNSNGSSVITTEDNKIHIHLGSPYMQAVANPVRPASPSTPSQDTRTPALINGTAGKATNKVTSSITITPTTTPLPRQSQITIKEMYQRPIPTRTPKLKSMVITKLPAKPPPGHIKKTVHHSDFGKLHITRTIKSNTYLQVGGKR, encoded by the coding sequence ATGGTTGTGGATGAACAACAGAGACTCACTGAACAGCTCACCCTGCAGAGTCAGAAAATCCAAGACCTGACCACAACTGCTGAGGAAGCACACAAGAAACTAGCTGTTGCTGAAGCCAAAGCTCAGAAAGAAGAGCGCAAGGCGAGCAGGTTAGAAagagaattggaaagacaaaCCAAAGAACTCCAGGAGAACCAGGGAGAAATAATGGCCAAACTCACCAATGAAGACAGCCAAAATCGGCAGCTCCGGCTAAAACTAGCAGCACTCAGCCGCCAAATTGATGAGTTGGAAGAGACAAACAGGTCTTTACGGAAAGCAGAAGAAGAATTgcaagaaataagagaaaagatcAACAAGGGAGAAGGTGGTAATTCCAGTATCCTGGCAGAAGTggaagaactcagaaaaagaGTATTAGAGATGGAAGGCAAAGATGAAGAACTTATAAAAATGGAAGAGCAGTGCCGCGATCTTCACCAAAGGCTGGAAAAGGAGACATCACAAAGTAAGGACTTTAAACTGGAGGTTGACAAACTCAACAAAAGGATCATGGATTTGGAAAAACTGGAAGATGCTTTTGGCAAAAGCAAGCAGGAATGTCATGCTCTGAAATGCAatctggaaaaagagaagatgacAACAAAGCAATTGTCTCAAGAACTAGATGGTTTAAAAGTTAGAATCAAAGAGTTAGAAACCATTGAGAGTAAGCTAGAGAAGACAGAATTCACCTTAAAAGAGGATTTAACTAAATTGAAAACACTGACAGTCATGCTGGTGGatgaaaggaaaacaatgagtgaaaaaatgaagcaaacagaagaTAAGCTACAAGCTGTTACATCTCAGCTTCAAATGGAACAAAGCAAAGTGACATTGGTTACCgaaaagttaattgaagaaaGCAAAAGAGCGCTAAAGTCCAATACAGATATAGAGGAAAAGGTGTACAGTGTGACCAAAGAGAGGGATGAACTGAAAATTAAGCTTAAAgcggaagaagagaaaggaaatgatctTTTGTCAAAAGTTAACATTCTGAAAAAGAGACTCCAATCACTAGAAACTATTGAGAAAGATTTtctcaaaaacaaatcaaaacaagagATGGGTAAGTCAACAATAGCTGTACACCAAGAAAACAATAAGATTAAAGAGCTTTCTGAAGAAGTGGAGAGACTGAAACATAAATTAAAAGACATGAAAGCTATCGAAGATGATCTCATGAAAACTGAAGATGAATATGAGTCTCTTGAGCGACGCTATGCTAATGAAAGAGACAAAGCTAAATTTTTATCAGAGGAACTTGAGGATGTTAAAATGGAACTTGCTAGGTACAAGTTAGCAGAAAAGACAGAGTCCAGTCAGGAACAGTGGCTTTTCAAAAGGCTTAAAGAGGAAGAAGCCAAATCTGGTCACCTCTCAAGAGAGGTAgatgcattaaaagaaaaaattcatgaatATATGGCAACTGAAGACTTAATATGTCACTTACAGGGTGACCATACAATTCTACAAAAGAAACTCAATCAACAAGAAAACCGAAATAGGGACTTGGGAAGAGAGATTGAAAGTCTCACTAAAGAATTAGAGAGGTATCGACATTTCAGTAAGAATCTCCGACCCAGTCTTAATGGAAGAAGAATTTCTGACCTTCAAGTATTTTCTAAAGAAGTCCAAACTGAACCAGCAGACAATGAACCTCCTGATTATAAAAGTCTCATTCCTTTGGAACGAGCTGTAATTAATGGTCAGTTATATGAGGAAAGTGATAATGAGGATGAAGATCCTAATGATAATGAGTCAACAGTGTCCTTCAAATGTAACTCATCTACTGCACATCCGGTCAACAGAAAGTTATGGATACCCTGGATGAAATCCAAGGAAGGTCATCCTCAGAACGGAAAAATACCAGCCAAACAGAATGGGAGTTATGTGCAGCCTGGGGATCTGGTCCTAAGTCATACACCTGGTCAACCTCTTCACATAAAGGTTACTCCAGACCATGGACAAAATACAGCTACTCTTGAAATCACAAGTCCTACTACAGAAAGTCCTCACTCTTATACAAGCACTGCAGTGATACCCAACTGTGGTACCCCAAAGCAAAGAATAACCATTATTCAAAATGCCTCCATAACTCCAGTGAAGTCAAAATCCTCTACTGATAGCCCTATAAACTTAGAGCAAGGCACATCCCCTATTGCTATGGCTACCCTTGCCAGAGCACCAACCCCAGAATCCTGTGGCTCTCTAACTCCTGAAAGGACAATGTCTCCCATTCATGTTTTGTCTGTGACTGGTTCAGCAGGTTCCCCCGAACAGGGACGGTCACCAGAACCAGTGGAGGTAGGGGCCAAGCATGCTGTCTTCAGAGTTTCCCCAGAGAGACAGTCAACATGGCAGTTTCAAAGATCAAACAGCAATGGTTCAAGTGTGATAACTACTGAGGATAATAAAATCCACATCCACTTAGGAAGCCCTTATATGCAAGCTGTGGCCAATCCTGTGAGGCCTGCCAGTCCTTCAACTCCATCACAAGATACCCGAACTCCAGCCCTAATAAATGGAACAGCCGGCAAAGCAACAAATAAAGTCACCAGCAGTATTACTATCACACCAACGACCACTCCTCTCCCTCGACAATCACAAATTACA